From the Candidatus Babeliales bacterium genome, the window AAGTCTTTATTGTTGCAAGCAGAGATGTTATTGGCGGAAGAGATATCAATCGTTACTAGTGTAACTGAGGATAAGGCGATAGAGCGGTTGCGCCTATTGTTTAAGGGATTTAAGACCGCGCGTGTATCAATAAAAAGTAGTACTGAATCTGAATTTGCTTTGCAATAACCATTTTTTAGAGTGTGTGTATAAATAGCCTGTTTTTAAACGGGCTATTTTTTGTTACTATGGTTAGCATGAAAAAACAGATAATTATTATTTTTGGACAGACCGGTGTTGGGAAAACTGATTTCGCTGACTTATTAGCGCAACAGATTCCATCAGAAATTATTAATATGGATGTTGGACAGTTTTATACGCCACTTACCATTGGGACGGCAAAGCCAGATTGGAAACATGCATCCGTACCCTATCATATGTTTGATATTCTTGATAGCCCAACTGATTATACAGTAATGATGTATCGCAAGCGGCTTTTAGAACTAATGCACACAATCTGGCAAGCGGGAAAAGTGCCAATTATTGTCGGTGGATCCGGGTTTTATTTAAAATCTATTTTCTTTCCGCCACATGCCCCTTCGGGTGCGACCATGCGTGAAGTTGTACCAGAGTGGTTTGAAAATAAGTCATTACAAGAGCTATGGCAAGAGCTTTTTATGATAGATCCGGTGCGAGCCGAAACGATTGAAAAACATGATAGGTATAGGATTGAACGCGCACTTACTATTTGGAAAACAAGCAATATAAAACCATCTGAATACCGAACTCCATACCAACCACCAGCTGATTTTACTCTGCTCTTTTTAACGCGTGATCGATCGGAACTGTATACTCGTATTGATAACCGGGTAATTGGTATGATGGAGCAAGGGTTCTTGGATGAGGTACGCTCATTACGTGGAACGGCGTGGGAGCAATTTTTGTTGCAGAAAAAGTTGATTGGGTACAATGAGCTTCTTGACTATTTCTCTGGAGATGAGACTGAAGAGCGATTGCGTCAGGCGATTGTTCGAATGCAAAGTCGATCGAGACAATATGCAAAACGACAACACACGTTTTGGAATATGTTACAACGGCAATTTGATATGGTAAAAACAGAAAATCAAGAGCATCAGGTGGCAGCGCATATCGAATCGGTCAACTTAACTTTGTTAAACATTAATTTATATATTACACTGCTGAGACGTAGGGTGTTACATTCTTAAAAGTGTAATAAAAAAT encodes:
- the miaA gene encoding tRNA (adenosine(37)-N6)-dimethylallyltransferase MiaA — encoded protein: MKKQIIIIFGQTGVGKTDFADLLAQQIPSEIINMDVGQFYTPLTIGTAKPDWKHASVPYHMFDILDSPTDYTVMMYRKRLLELMHTIWQAGKVPIIVGGSGFYLKSIFFPPHAPSGATMREVVPEWFENKSLQELWQELFMIDPVRAETIEKHDRYRIERALTIWKTSNIKPSEYRTPYQPPADFTLLFLTRDRSELYTRIDNRVIGMMEQGFLDEVRSLRGTAWEQFLLQKKLIGYNELLDYFSGDETEERLRQAIVRMQSRSRQYAKRQHTFWNMLQRQFDMVKTENQEHQVAAHIESVNLTLLNINLYITLLRRRVLHS